A genome region from Sphaerisporangium krabiense includes the following:
- a CDS encoding TetR/AcrR family transcriptional regulator, with protein sequence METTDEGARVPVWARETPRRRPALTREAIVDAAIALADAEGLAAVSIRKVAAELGARAMSLYSHIERKEDLFDLMYDQVVAESHIEEPQPGWREGVLAVARATRATMLRHPWMIDLASQRPRVGPNGLRHGEQSLAVLAGVPLDVAGKWRVMTAVDDYVLGHVIRDALEGRSGHGRMTREERDEVFLPYVMDMVRGGGYPNLAPLLERGVPVADDNFERGLKWLLDGLAADLSLP encoded by the coding sequence GTGGAGACGACCGACGAGGGGGCGCGCGTCCCGGTGTGGGCGCGGGAGACGCCGCGGCGCAGGCCCGCGCTCACCCGTGAGGCCATCGTGGACGCCGCCATCGCCCTGGCCGACGCCGAGGGCCTGGCCGCCGTGTCCATCCGCAAGGTCGCGGCCGAGCTGGGCGCGCGGGCGATGAGCCTCTACTCCCACATCGAGCGCAAAGAGGACCTGTTCGACCTCATGTACGACCAGGTCGTGGCCGAGTCGCACATCGAGGAGCCCCAGCCGGGCTGGCGCGAGGGCGTGCTCGCCGTCGCCCGCGCCACCCGGGCGACGATGCTGCGCCATCCCTGGATGATCGACCTCGCCTCCCAGCGGCCCAGGGTCGGGCCGAACGGCCTGCGCCACGGCGAGCAGTCCCTGGCCGTCCTGGCCGGCGTCCCGCTCGACGTGGCGGGCAAGTGGCGCGTCATGACCGCGGTGGACGACTACGTCCTCGGGCACGTGATCCGCGACGCCCTGGAGGGCCGGTCCGGGCATGGCCGCATGACGCGGGAGGAGCGCGACGAGGTCTTCCTGCCCTACGTCATGGACATGGTGCGCGGCGGCGGCTATCCCAACCTCGCGCCGCTGCTGGAGCGCGGCGTTCCCGTGGCGGACGACAACTTCGAGCGCGGCCTGAAATGGCTGCTCGACGGCCTGGCCGCGGATCTGTCGCTGCCCTGA
- a CDS encoding DUF11 domain-containing protein yields MRSLRHPLAVVATAVMLAVTVVASSLFAAPALADPPEVALSLSSAQVQAGDPVTVTVTVTNVHSFTVLNAAARVFTAPAALPSYATLTGCAGAAGPCTTVTDGGGTPVGFQAPVGALSGGASATVTFTLSVAPDAAPGERTFQGELRGSNYASELVTGPVLTVLAEADAAVALTATPRLGLLVPRIEFKVRVTGNGPGAVRDATVTTTLPAGLTASPGDCAAGQGAVTCATGTVPAGSSVTRTFSVPLGLLTIGVPYTFTATRTASDPVDPVSANDSDRVRCTVVSVVLVTCD; encoded by the coding sequence ATGAGATCCCTCCGGCATCCTCTCGCCGTCGTCGCGACGGCCGTCATGCTGGCCGTCACCGTCGTCGCTTCCTCCCTCTTCGCCGCCCCCGCGCTCGCCGACCCGCCCGAGGTGGCGCTGTCCTTATCGTCCGCGCAGGTCCAGGCGGGCGACCCGGTGACGGTCACCGTCACGGTCACCAACGTCCACTCCTTCACGGTCCTGAACGCGGCGGCACGCGTGTTCACCGCCCCCGCGGCCCTGCCGTCCTACGCCACGCTCACCGGATGCGCGGGCGCGGCGGGTCCCTGCACCACGGTCACGGACGGCGGCGGAACCCCCGTCGGCTTCCAGGCGCCGGTCGGCGCGCTCTCCGGGGGAGCCTCGGCCACCGTCACCTTCACGCTGTCCGTCGCGCCGGACGCCGCGCCGGGGGAGCGGACGTTCCAGGGCGAGCTGCGCGGCTCGAACTACGCCTCCGAGCTCGTCACCGGACCGGTGCTGACCGTGCTCGCCGAGGCCGACGCCGCCGTGGCCCTCACCGCCACGCCCCGGCTCGGCCTGCTCGTCCCGAGAATCGAGTTCAAGGTGCGGGTCACCGGCAACGGGCCGGGCGCGGTGCGCGACGCGACCGTCACGACGACGCTGCCCGCCGGGCTCACCGCCTCGCCCGGCGACTGCGCCGCCGGCCAGGGCGCCGTCACCTGCGCGACGGGGACCGTGCCCGCCGGGTCCTCGGTGACCAGGACGTTCTCCGTGCCGCTCGGGCTGCTCACCATCGGCGTCCCCTACACCTTCACCGCCACCCGCACGGCCTCCGACCCCGTGGACCCGGTGAGCGCCAACGACTCCGACCGGGTGCGGTGCACGGTGGTGTCGGTCGTGCTGGTGACCTGCGACTGA
- a CDS encoding SRPBCC family protein: MSTIEHSVDVAVPVRTAYNQWTQFESFPEFMEGVESVKQIDDTRLAWTVQVAGVHREFEAEVTEQRPDERVAWRSLEEPRQAGVVTFHRITDDTTRVMLQMEFEPEGLVEQVGDKLQLVRMRVHGDLERFKKFVESKGHETGGWRGEVPAPLDGDHSAAARTAPHGDVLHGTGATAPDPAYDRAGAAYGEPVPPQPVQRDYPPETTLPAPGSGPVSPTGDPRWDDEPPLKPERLA, translated from the coding sequence ATGAGCACGATCGAGCACTCCGTCGACGTCGCCGTGCCCGTGCGCACCGCGTACAACCAGTGGACCCAGTTCGAGAGCTTCCCCGAGTTCATGGAAGGGGTCGAGTCGGTCAAGCAGATCGACGACACCCGTCTCGCCTGGACCGTCCAGGTCGCGGGCGTCCACCGCGAGTTCGAGGCCGAGGTCACCGAGCAGCGTCCGGACGAGCGCGTCGCGTGGCGCTCGCTGGAGGAGCCGCGCCAGGCCGGCGTGGTGACCTTCCACAGGATCACCGACGACACGACCCGGGTCATGCTCCAGATGGAGTTCGAGCCCGAGGGGCTCGTCGAGCAGGTCGGCGACAAGCTCCAGCTCGTCCGCATGCGCGTCCACGGCGACCTCGAACGCTTCAAGAAGTTCGTCGAGTCCAAGGGGCACGAGACGGGCGGCTGGCGCGGGGAGGTCCCGGCGCCCCTCGACGGCGACCACAGCGCCGCCGCGCGCACGGCGCCCCACGGTGACGTGCTGCACGGCACCGGCGCGACCGCGCCCGACCCCGCCTACGACCGGGCCGGCGCCGCCTACGGCGAGCCGGTGCCGCCGCAGCCGGTCCAGCGCGACTACCCGCCGGAGACGACGCTCCCGGCGCCCGGCAGCGGCCCGGTCTCGCCGACGGGCGACCCGCGCTGGGACGACGAGCCGCCGCTCAAGCCCGAGCGTCTGGCCTGA
- a CDS encoding MFS transporter, translated as MSVLTPFAPTTRGPGRTGSLPWLIVLGIVLAALNLRTAVTSVGPVLDQVSRSLGMSGVVTGLLTSLPVLCFAVFGVVTPALARRAGEHRLLLVALVALGAGLLVRVAVDSSWVFLAASVLALSGGAVGNVLIPTLVKRHFPGRAGAMMTVYTTALAVGTMLAAAATIPIERAAGGDWHVALGVWAALAAVAAVPWLALLRREPARAPGRRDAGPRALVRSRLAWAVAGYFGTQSLLAYVMFGWLAQMLQDRGFSSAGAGTCLAVFSALGIPVALAVPAVAARLANQRPMIAGFAVLYVIGFAGLLAGPSALLWPSVILVGVGMGSFPFALTLLTLRTRTAEATAALSAFGQSVGYLISGAGPIVVGVLYSATGGWTLPFVLLFAVVAAQVLTGWYAAGNRMLEDEAR; from the coding sequence ATGAGCGTGCTCACCCCCTTCGCGCCCACGACGCGCGGGCCGGGAAGAACGGGATCGCTTCCCTGGCTCATCGTGCTCGGCATCGTGCTCGCCGCGCTCAACCTGCGCACGGCCGTCACCAGCGTCGGCCCCGTCCTCGACCAGGTCAGCCGCTCCCTCGGCATGTCCGGCGTCGTGACGGGACTGCTCACCTCGCTGCCGGTGCTGTGCTTCGCGGTGTTCGGCGTCGTCACCCCCGCGCTGGCCCGCCGCGCCGGCGAGCACCGCCTCCTGCTGGTCGCGCTCGTCGCCCTCGGCGCCGGCCTCCTGGTGCGCGTCGCGGTCGACTCCTCCTGGGTGTTCCTGGCGGCCAGCGTGCTCGCCCTCTCCGGCGGCGCGGTCGGCAACGTGCTGATCCCGACGCTGGTCAAGCGCCACTTCCCGGGACGCGCCGGCGCGATGATGACCGTCTACACCACCGCCCTGGCCGTCGGCACCATGCTCGCCGCCGCCGCCACGATCCCGATCGAGCGCGCCGCGGGCGGCGACTGGCACGTCGCGCTCGGCGTCTGGGCGGCGCTGGCGGCGGTCGCCGCCGTTCCCTGGCTCGCTCTCCTGCGCCGCGAGCCCGCGCGCGCCCCCGGGCGCCGCGACGCCGGGCCGCGCGCCCTGGTCCGCAGCCGACTCGCCTGGGCCGTCGCCGGGTACTTCGGCACGCAGTCCCTCCTCGCCTACGTGATGTTCGGCTGGCTCGCCCAGATGCTCCAGGACCGCGGCTTCAGCAGCGCCGGGGCCGGGACGTGCCTCGCCGTCTTCTCCGCGCTCGGGATCCCGGTCGCGCTCGCCGTCCCCGCCGTCGCGGCGCGGCTCGCGAACCAGCGGCCCATGATCGCCGGGTTCGCCGTCCTCTACGTGATCGGGTTCGCCGGGCTGCTGGCGGGGCCGTCCGCGCTGCTCTGGCCGTCGGTGATCCTCGTCGGCGTCGGCATGGGATCCTTCCCGTTCGCGCTGACCCTGCTGACCCTGCGCACCCGCACCGCCGAGGCCACCGCCGCGCTGTCGGCCTTCGGGCAGAGCGTCGGATACCTCATCTCCGGGGCGGGCCCGATCGTGGTCGGCGTGCTCTACTCCGCCACCGGGGGCTGGACGCTGCCGTTCGTCCTGCTGTTCGCCGTGGTCGCGGCGCAGGTGCTCACCGGGTGGTACGCGGCGGGGAACCGCATGCTCGAAGACGAGGCCCGGTAG
- a CDS encoding UTRA domain-containing protein: protein MDRTRVLVRRALPTDPAVRASASLFVTEAERQGLRADRRMLYVGTEPAKARVAAALRVAPGEEVLARRKLLLAGGVPVRVATSYFRIDLFGGTPLSDPGFVRPSLQAGIEALGHRFGHAEEELIARPPEDHEAATLELAPGEWVVQIVRTGHDTSGTPIHTLETICAASRHVFTITQVAGADEF from the coding sequence GTGGACCGAACCAGGGTGCTGGTGCGGCGCGCCCTTCCCACCGACCCCGCCGTCCGCGCCTCCGCCTCCCTGTTCGTCACCGAGGCCGAGCGCCAGGGCCTGCGCGCCGATCGCCGCATGCTGTACGTGGGCACCGAACCCGCGAAGGCCCGCGTCGCCGCCGCGCTGCGCGTCGCGCCGGGCGAGGAGGTGCTGGCGCGCCGAAAGCTGCTGCTCGCCGGCGGCGTCCCGGTGCGCGTGGCCACCAGCTACTTCCGGATCGACCTCTTCGGCGGCACGCCCCTGAGCGACCCCGGGTTCGTCCGCCCCAGCCTGCAGGCCGGCATCGAGGCGCTCGGCCACCGCTTCGGCCACGCCGAGGAGGAGCTGATCGCCCGCCCGCCCGAGGACCACGAGGCGGCCACGCTGGAGCTCGCGCCGGGGGAGTGGGTCGTCCAGATCGTGCGCACCGGCCACGACACCTCCGGCACGCCGATCCACACCCTGGAGACGATCTGCGCCGCCTCCCGGCACGTCTTCACGATCACCCAGGTCGCCGGCGCCGACGAGTTCTAG
- a CDS encoding GNAT family N-acetyltransferase yields MSWTFTSRLEEFPEAAAAWLRADPTRNTVPLTVLSRLRHGLWADDPTLGWLTDGGDVRGAVIHTPPYPVLLGDIPLGSVAALAETLRGRPISGVSGFKEQAEAFAAAVGLAESSRMVQRLYRLGDLRPPSSTGTSRPADEADAGWVASWMRDFMAEAEPENAGRDFLPEMRHRIAQGEMVLWVDAGRPVAMAAFSRPISGMSRIGPVYTPPGSRGRGYGSAVTHAATRAAQRAGADLLLLFTDLANPTSNSIYQNLGYRPVSDYASIAFAPPA; encoded by the coding sequence ATGTCCTGGACCTTCACCTCGCGCCTGGAGGAGTTCCCCGAAGCCGCCGCGGCGTGGCTGCGGGCCGATCCCACGCGCAACACCGTGCCGCTGACCGTGCTGAGCCGTCTGCGCCACGGCCTGTGGGCCGACGACCCCACCCTCGGCTGGCTGACCGACGGCGGCGATGTCCGCGGCGCCGTCATCCACACCCCGCCCTATCCCGTGCTGCTCGGCGACATCCCGCTCGGCTCGGTGGCGGCGCTGGCCGAGACGCTGCGCGGCCGGCCGATCTCCGGCGTGAGCGGCTTCAAGGAGCAGGCCGAGGCGTTCGCCGCCGCCGTCGGCCTCGCCGAGTCGAGCCGCATGGTCCAGCGTCTCTACCGGCTCGGCGACCTGCGGCCGCCGTCGTCCACCGGCACGTCGCGCCCGGCCGACGAGGCCGACGCGGGGTGGGTGGCCTCCTGGATGCGCGACTTCATGGCCGAGGCCGAGCCCGAGAACGCGGGCCGCGACTTCCTGCCGGAGATGCGGCACCGGATCGCCCAGGGCGAGATGGTGCTGTGGGTGGACGCCGGGCGGCCGGTCGCGATGGCCGCCTTCTCCCGCCCGATCAGCGGCATGTCCCGGATCGGGCCCGTCTACACGCCGCCGGGGTCGCGCGGGCGCGGGTACGGCTCGGCGGTGACGCACGCGGCCACCCGCGCGGCCCAGCGGGCGGGGGCCGATCTGCTGCTGCTGTTCACCGACCTCGCCAACCCGACGTCCAACTCCATCTACCAGAACCTCGGGTACCGCCCCGTCAGCGACTACGCCTCCATCGCGTTCGCGCCCCCGGCGTAG
- a CDS encoding DUF1990 family protein, which produces MDPKRYLTARPTYADVGATRARDLPPGYHHLRRRYTVGEASALGRAADALLTWRVHSALGLRPRATAPRATPGAVVVNRLGIGPLALTAPCRVIWTVEEENRAGFAYGTLPGHPECGEESFLLEAGPGGELVFTVAAFTRPGRWYSRLGWPVAVLAQSFFSGRYAAAVRRYAGGANAMEA; this is translated from the coding sequence ATGGACCCGAAGCGCTACCTGACCGCGCGACCGACCTACGCCGATGTGGGGGCCACCCGCGCCCGAGACCTCCCGCCGGGCTACCACCACCTGCGGCGCCGGTACACCGTGGGCGAGGCGTCCGCGCTCGGCCGCGCGGCCGACGCCCTGCTGACCTGGCGGGTGCACTCCGCGCTCGGCCTGCGGCCCCGGGCCACCGCGCCCCGGGCGACGCCGGGCGCGGTGGTCGTGAACCGCCTGGGGATCGGCCCGCTCGCCCTGACGGCCCCCTGCCGGGTCATCTGGACCGTCGAGGAGGAGAACCGCGCCGGGTTCGCCTACGGCACGCTCCCGGGCCATCCGGAGTGCGGCGAGGAGTCCTTCCTGCTGGAGGCCGGCCCCGGCGGGGAACTGGTCTTCACCGTCGCCGCCTTCACCCGGCCGGGCCGCTGGTACAGCCGCCTGGGGTGGCCGGTGGCCGTCCTGGCGCAGAGCTTCTTCAGCGGGCGCTACGCCGCCGCCGTGCGCCGCTACGCCGGGGGCGCGAACGCGATGGAGGCGTAG
- a CDS encoding YndJ family protein, which yields MVPLVNVIIMAGMLIVVPLGLRLVDVPRAVRITWIAGAVPGAFSLWLPRGPGAVALAVPYALATAVLAAHAATRLRRRLPSPREVAVLTALAAPSVAGVSLLWERAGHPLMGFKPPILALTVAHFHYAGFAAALVAGLVCRATGERRASRAAALTVPCGTALVLAGYFVGDWAELAGAIVLTAGMWLVGLLTWTQVRRLAGDRLTGALLAVSAAVLSATMLLALSWALGEATGLPHPSIAWMAATHGVCNAAGFALCGVAAWRRLRPL from the coding sequence ATGGTCCCCCTGGTCAATGTGATCATCATGGCCGGCATGCTCATCGTGGTCCCTCTCGGGCTGCGGCTGGTCGACGTCCCGCGCGCGGTCCGCATCACCTGGATCGCCGGGGCCGTGCCGGGCGCGTTCTCGCTCTGGCTTCCCCGCGGTCCTGGCGCCGTCGCGCTCGCCGTCCCCTACGCGCTCGCCACCGCCGTGCTCGCCGCGCACGCGGCCACGCGCCTGCGCCGGCGGTTGCCGTCGCCACGCGAGGTCGCCGTGCTGACCGCGCTCGCCGCCCCGTCGGTCGCGGGCGTGTCACTGCTCTGGGAACGCGCGGGCCATCCGCTGATGGGGTTCAAGCCGCCGATCCTGGCCCTGACCGTGGCGCACTTCCACTACGCCGGGTTCGCCGCCGCGCTGGTCGCGGGCCTGGTGTGCCGCGCCACCGGGGAGCGGAGGGCCTCCAGGGCCGCCGCGCTGACGGTGCCCTGCGGGACGGCTTTGGTGCTGGCCGGCTACTTCGTCGGCGACTGGGCGGAACTGGCGGGTGCGATCGTCCTGACTGCGGGCATGTGGCTGGTGGGCCTGCTGACCTGGACGCAGGTGCGGCGCCTCGCCGGGGACCGCCTGACGGGCGCTCTGCTCGCCGTCTCGGCCGCGGTCCTGTCCGCCACGATGCTGCTCGCGCTGAGCTGGGCCCTGGGCGAGGCCACCGGCCTCCCCCACCCGTCGATCGCGTGGATGGCCGCCACCCACGGCGTGTGCAACGCCGCGGGGTTCGCGCTGTGCGGGGTGGCCGCCTGGCGCAGGCTGCGGCCCCTGTGA
- a CDS encoding class I SAM-dependent DNA methyltransferase, producing the protein MAVGRSRPVHRAAQAEAFDKIGDRYDEAFPYKGGQIASTEWILRKLRPGARVLDVGCGTGAPTARQFIEAGCEVTGIDISPVMLSIAAQNAPEADLHLLDVVELDDTLGRFDAVAAYFSLSMLRREEIMASLLRLHEVLVPGGWLGLGMVEMDMDDAPVRVLGTPMRMTGYGRAALRAVVQEAGFSVREQMDLAYVPASENDPFEMQLFLNCRRNTF; encoded by the coding sequence ATGGCTGTGGGACGCTCGCGCCCGGTGCATCGGGCGGCGCAGGCCGAGGCGTTCGACAAGATCGGCGACAGGTACGACGAGGCCTTTCCTTACAAGGGCGGTCAGATCGCCTCCACGGAATGGATCCTGCGCAAGCTCCGCCCCGGCGCCCGCGTGCTGGACGTCGGCTGCGGCACGGGCGCGCCCACGGCGCGGCAGTTCATCGAGGCCGGCTGCGAGGTCACGGGCATCGACATCTCGCCCGTCATGCTCTCCATCGCCGCCCAGAACGCGCCCGAGGCCGACCTGCACCTGCTGGACGTCGTCGAACTGGACGACACGCTCGGCCGCTTCGACGCGGTCGCGGCGTACTTCTCGCTGTCCATGCTGCGGCGCGAAGAGATCATGGCGTCCCTGCTCCGCCTGCACGAGGTCCTGGTCCCCGGCGGCTGGCTCGGCCTCGGCATGGTCGAGATGGACATGGACGACGCGCCGGTCCGCGTCCTCGGCACGCCCATGCGCATGACCGGCTACGGCCGGGCGGCGCTGCGGGCGGTCGTGCAGGAGGCCGGTTTCTCGGTGCGCGAGCAGATGGACCTGGCGTACGTGCCGGCCAGCGAGAACGACCCCTTCGAGATGCAGCTCTTCCTCAACTGCCGGAGGAACACCTTCTGA